In one window of Rhinoderma darwinii isolate aRhiDar2 chromosome 7, aRhiDar2.hap1, whole genome shotgun sequence DNA:
- the LOC142656976 gene encoding uncharacterized protein LOC142656976 — MPRQMDVGKLIRLVQERPEVWNTHAESYHDRTLKEAAWEQIAEALFEQEWADSRTRDRLQIVDDVKRRWRSSRDQFRREHGSGARSGDGGPQKRRYMYYDQLLFLREIMDMRPTSDTLDASEEEARPQCSQASESAAPLVALTPEATREDPGPVASAPEAGQPDQVAPRQAAPRRRRPGNPPAAAQVDARVLEYLRRAADEDQHDFFCRSMAPLMRRVPEDRLVRLQINMLSLIDCATPPLSPGRCFTSLEHWRSVYMPSARAHVPRPSQPAPVFSQMAQYPPAPRYLSPAPMPGPVHHFPQYSIPGPSLQAHMQPQGYHPQYQPQYAVQEQAPQGRGQQSGAERSGYSSPTHAYQNL; from the exons ATGCCTCGGCAGATGGATGTTGGGAAGCTCATTAGGCTAGTTCAGGAGCGGccggaggtctggaacacccatgcggagtcgtaccatgaccgcacattgaaggaggcagcatgggagcagatagcagaggcgctatttgagcaggagtgggccgacagccgcacccgtgaccggctacaaattg tggacgatgtaaagagacggtggcgcagCTCGAGGGACCAGTTCCGTCGAGAACATGGATCCGGCGCCCGTAGCGGAGATGGTGGTCCCCAAAAACGGCGCTACATGTACTACGAccagctgttgttcctgcgggaaataatggacatgcgacc aactagcgacactctggatgcttcagaagaggaggcacggcccCAGTGTAGCCAGGCGTCCGAATCCGCTGCTCCCCTGGTCGCCCTCACCCCGGAGGCCACTAGAGAGGATCCTGgtccagtcgcctcagcgcctgaagcaggacaaccggaccaagtggcacctagacaagcagcaccccgccgcagacgtCCTGGTAACCCACCCGCAGCTGCACAGGTGGACGCCCGTGTTCTTGAGTACCTGCGCCGTGCAGCCGATGAGGACCAGCATGATTTTTTTTGCCGGAGCATggcacctttgatgcggcgggtacCAGAGGATAGGTTGGTGCGGCTGCAAATAAATATGCTGTCGCTAATCGACTGTGCGACACCCCCGCTAAGTCCAGGCCGGTGCTTTACTTCTCTGGAGCACTGGCGTAGTGTATATATGCCCTCAGCGCGTGCCCATGTGCCAAggccctcccaacctgcccccgtcttctcgcagatggcgcaataccctcctgccccaagatacctctcccctgccCCAATGCCTGGGCCAGTCCATCACTTTCCTCAATACTCCATACCTGGGCCAAGTTTACAGGCTCACATGCAGCCTCAGGGTTACCACCCGCAGTATCAACCCCAATATGCTGTGCAGGAACAGGCTCCTCAGGGCCGGGGACAGCAGAGTGGTGCGGAACGGTCGGGTTACAGCTCGCCGACCCATGCCTATCAGAATCTTTAG